GACTCACAAACGCAGAATGTGGATCTAATTCTAACTCTACTATTTCATCTATCAGATCTTGCTCTGCATATATTCTTACAGCATGGTGTTCTTCAACTAATATTTCActgatacttttattatttacgaatAGTTCAACTCGTTTTGGTATACTGTCAGCAATTATTAAAGCTTCTAAAGAATCAGCTGTCATTACTAAATTACTAAAACGATCACAAGTTGCTTCACTCCAATCTTCAGAATCTACAGGAATAATATCTAATCTAGATTTGGTTGCATatcttttcattgattttaagtTATCTGTCAATGTTCGAATATTTCCTGATTTGTTATCGATTACATCTGTATTTCCATAATCAATAAATCGTACTGTTGTAATATCTTCATCGGCATCAAGAACTTCTGCTCTATACCACATATTATCAATAGAATAAACTGCTACACAAAGGGAATTTTCTTCTAAAATGCCATCTATTAATGGACACGTAGAAACATCAGCTTGTAATTCTAGATATTTTTGTCTAAGAATTTCAGCCTCATTTGTTAATTGAATCCAAAACTGACTTGGAGAATCAATGTGAGAGACACagacattatattttttaccaGTTATTAACTGATCATTTTTTGACTCATTTTCAGCTGAAAGTTTTACTAAATTCATTGAACGGAATTTATCGCTaatcttttcttcgttatcaAATAATTCAACTATCCACTTCTTGTttacattagaaaaatttgCAGTAAGgtttctattaaataattgatcttgtaatatatttatctgttCAGATAATGTACCATTTAGAGTAACTGTCAATGAAGCATTAATTGCTAATTGATATGGTACAAAAAATTGTGGATCTAATTCCATCAGCGATTCGATACCAACTTCTTGTGTGTTTccataatcaataaaattgacatAAACACTCTTGTCAGTGAATTTAATGACCTTCGCTCTATTCCAATAACCATCTACACTTTTTACAGCACATAACATATCTACCTCTGGTTTCAATGTTTTTCCACAGTTAGCGTAATGTTTTTCCAATGCTTGACTTAAGtgtatatctttttcataatCTACACTACGTTGTAGCCAAATACTTCCTGaatgatctatatataatactattattttataagtttGATTTAAAATAGGCGTTGGACAAAttggatatattttttcatctgtATCTTTTTggctttttatattattacccatcaaatcatataatttaacgataagcctacaataaaaaaggatttatattagtttatttataattattatttataactttaaGCTATCATTTTCATTACCTGTTATTATTGACTTCTTCTACATACATAATCAATTCCTTATTCTCAATCATTTCTTtccaatttttattcatttcaaaTGATGATGCATTAAGAAGACAGCATTCTATTGGTTGATTCTGTTTATCAGTTAACAtctatattgataaatatagtaacaatgaaaaattatttatacacatatacaaaaaagtaattaaaaacattttatctctaatttatattatattattttatataattatataatgagATATAATACCttgaaatttttgttaatcatACGTTTATCATTGCTATTCTCCATAATTGAAGAAAGTTCAATATGAAATTTGCTTGCACTTTCCACATTACaaacttttacttttaatatttgtccATTTAAAAGATTGGTatctattttttgtatatcaaGAGGTTTATCTAATTCATTAGttgaattttctattaataaaggtattttttaattttaaaggtatggatataatttaatataaactttaatatgaataaactTACCATCAGTAGGCATGATAGTATTTGCTATAGCATAAGATGctagatttttatttactaataTATTAGCAACATCTTGTCCACAATTATTCAATGAAACAATATACTtgtcattttctatattatgaaataaacatCCATATTTATCAGCATTAAAACAATCATCAATCGCTTGTGTATTAACTTCAGACCATTTTGAACCTATGAAAGGTTTAATATTTTGCAAAGAACAATGGTATGCTTGTTTCGGAAGCTGCATTAATTTCCTTTCAACTTGGTAAATATCACTTTTATTTACCAAAGCACGATTTCCAAAATCAATATATTGCACAATATATTCAtcatttttactttcaataaTTTCAGCACGATATAATGCTTTATCTTCAGAAAATATAGCTATTACAGCTGCACCTAtctgtttataaataaaatattattttattattatattattattcctgatCACACTATGTAAAAGATatagtaaataaaagatattaataccTGCAATGCATATGTAACAGGCTTTCTACTAACATACATTCTTTGTATTTCATTCATCATGTTTCTGAATTCAACCTCTTTATCAAGTAtttgacaataaaaattattaggaTTTATAAACCATGTAATGATTATATCTTTGTGAGATCCAAGCTCAAACTGTTCCATTACCCACTTTGAATTAGGTGGTATATAATCATATTCGCTAGTTTGTTCTACTATGTCCATTTgctttatttgatttaatgcTATCTCTCTAACTTTCATTAGATCAGTACcgtcaaaaaaaatttcatttatgtatataaattctgGCACACCATCAACAATTTCACGTAGCATAacttcgtaaatattattttcttttgttaaaaattctatttctaaAACTTTTCCATCAGTTATCTTTGAAAAGTTTTCAATAGTATCTAAATCccatatttgattttttgctGCAAATAATTTGCAATGAATTGTCTGTATTGGTAATTTCAAAAATTGCTCTTGAATTGTTTTGATTTTGTCTAAATGAACTATTTCTATATTTCCATAATCTATAAATTGTACAATTACTTGTTGTTTTTCTACAGATTTAATAACAGCTCTATACCATTTAAGATCTTCACTGTATTGagcaatacaatatttttcagGCTTTATATCCGATTGTTTTAAGGAATCTCCACCATTTTCATACGTCAATGCAATATTTTCCATAAGAGTATTTAATTCTAGATAATCAGGATTCAACtgaatataaaaatcagtTGGGCTACTTATGAAAACTGTTATACACGTTTTAATAGTTCCAAGTACAACATTTAATGAAGGTATTTCAATATTCTTTGAACTTAATTTTGATAGTTGAagttttttatcgttttgcatattattatttgttgttCCTAAATTCTTTGACATATCCCTAGATTCGGAAGAACTTTCTTTGTTAGATAtgacattattcttataattcgcTCTATCTTTTGAATGATGCACTTTTTGATTATATTGACTATTTGTTTTTCCACTTTTGTGAACTtctttgtcattatcattgtcgttcCATCTGCTATTGTATAATCTTGCTGATACTCCTTCTGTATGAGGCCTTCCACGACTACGACGATTAGGACCACTACCTCTAATTCGTTTACCACTACTTCTGGATGATGTATCAGAATCTTTATCGCTCCAGTTTTTATCAAAACCACTACTGCGATTGAGTTTAGAATCATTGCCGAAAGATCTACCTCTGCAGCGAAAATCTCTTCCAACCTTGTAAAACGAATTTGAATCataatttcgtttattataCGGCTCATcctttattgttttgttatttttaagtCCATCTTTACTAGATCGATCATTTCTTGATGTGTCATGGAAGGAATTCGATTTTTCATATCTATTATCTTGTTTTTCTCCATTTAAGTCATTTTTCCAAGGTTTTGATTTAGTATGTTCAATTGACATGTTTTTTGTAGGTTCTTcctgatttattttattccctttATTTGCATTATCactagaaataaaaattaattcatattttttgcaTAATAAAAGTACATAGCAACAAACATAactatgattataataatacataaaaagcTGTTTAAATAAGAGcagtaaatacaataaaaaaataaactgaaaacatataaacgatttatatttgtttttactgTTACTTTCACATGCattcttaattaaaataataattaagagtATATTAAGTGTAGTTagagatatttaaattttattaatattgaatagcacttatatattattaatattgaatagCACTAATGTTCAaagtataatagaaattaaataattgttaaagaaaaaaaaagataagaaaagaaaaagaaaaaggtttaTTTTAAGTTTAGAGAATGTTATAGAAGCGAAATATAAGCAAAGTatgtagaaatgaaaaaaataatttttgttttttgttttattaaatttgtaaagaagaagaaaagaaaaattatatagaaatatttgttttgGTGTTTATTTTAccgtatttcttttatattcttcgatttattttttacttgagtttttatatttaatggaATCTTTGTATAGTACCTAATATAcataacaaattatattgtaGTTAATTAGATAttgtaaatgtaattttaaaactATAGACtattagagagaaaatttgTCATTGtacaatttaaaagaaatatactaccttaaaagaataatattacctTTGCATTTTTTTAGGGACTTTTATAGAACTTTGATGTTTACATTCATGGGAATTTGATTTAATACTTAAATTTTTCTCTGAAGGAAAAAGtcgatgtaataaattttttatatcatcccGAATCTCAGGATCATATAAATCAACCAATAAACCACCAGGAAGTACGTCGATAACTGCCATGTATAGACATTTTTCCAAAATTAACATTTCAAATTGATTGTAACATTCTTCACCAGTTGGTAATGTGTCATAATCCcttaatatacattttattgcTTGTGCTGGTAGCTTTGTTACTAAATCATTATGAATTACACGCAAAGATTCTGCAGTTACAGTTACTTCATTGCCATAATCTACATATAAGATTCTTATTTTGTCTTCATCAACATTAAGAATTTTTGCACGGTAcctaaaaatgaattattaattgtaaatgtgttttattattagtcatattataatatattaatgtttacAATTTACCATTGAGATTCGTAAAGAGCAGCACAAGGTGTTCCTACTGATATCTGATTTGGATGCAAAATAGGCGCAGTTTTAACATAATCAGCCAAATAAATCATTATGGATTCAAGAGATTTATCAGAATTATTGAGttgaacaaaaaattttttacaactTTCTACAAAAGAAACATGTACAGTTCTTTCTGCACCTTTTGATAATTGTTGTGGTTCTTTATATACAACCATATTTGACACTATTACTGGAACTGCAAATGCTTGTCtaagaatatcttttatatttttctcattgtcATACAAGTCTCCATATTGTATAAGTGGTGGACCTTCTGGTGGACGGACATGTAACACAAGTGATCTTCctgatacaatttttttaaaatattctgtCATTTCTGGTGTAACATTTAGTTCCTTCACTCCACTTAATGTAAATCTGATTGAAAGTACTCTAGGATTGATATATTGTGGTGGTAATTGAAAGATATCTGTATATGGTAATACTTCAGAATGACCAAAATCAACATAGTATAATTTACACTTATTTTCCATTACAGCCATTACTACTGCTCTGCATAAGACTTTATCTACTGTGTAACGACCTAAACATACTGATCCAGGTAATGGAGGTTCTTGTAAGGGTTCCGTTGGATGAGAATTGATATCTCTCATAAGTTTAGTCAATATTTCTGATGTACTTTGAACTTGAACAGAAAACTTTTGTGGCCCATCTTCAACgaaagatacatatacatgataTTTAGAACCAACATCTAAAACTCTTGATTTAAATACTAATGCTTCCTGAACTGGTGTATGGGTTACAAGTTTTTGTGTTTGTACGTAAGGTGTAGAAACATTCTGCCATGTACCTTGACCTTGCATTGTATTAAAAGCAGGATTTGAATTAGATTGTGTGCCTATACGAGTTTCATTTATCATTCTTCTATCTTGCATGTGATATGGTGATATTTGTTGTATATGTCGTGATCTAAAAAACacatcaaatttttattaaaatcatataaaaaaaataaagttgaataaacaatttgtatgttatttttattataacattttataatttttacctGAATAAATCTTGTATCGTAGTATCCATTGCCATATGTCTTTTTACTAAGAGTTCTCCAAagtcttcattattataatataatttaataaaagtgtGGTTTCTAACAGTAGAAAGACAACAAGCTTTGTATTcattatatcgtaatatttttttaatagtttctattgttttattatcccAAACATTATTAACAGGTATAACGTTTGCTAATGTAAATTCATATGCTACTGGTGGAAATGATTGTAATGTTTCTGATCCAGGTATATTCCTCAATAAATATACTTCATGTTGTGGTAAGATTTCAATATTACCATAATCAATGAATTGTAATACCACCTTACCATCTGGACATATATTACAAACTCTAGCACGATAGTAACCATCATTTTGAAATCTTGCACAACATAAAGCATTAATAGATAGTCCTTCTTGTAACTCTGGATATCCAGATCCTATcgcaaatttttcaaaaagaggTAAGATCATTCGTTCAACATAAGTTGcagaatttttatctatttgacCCCATATCCTTAAAAACTGATGTTCTGCTTCCACATGtgttacgaaaataacaaattccgaatttttttgtattgtcGCCATTTTGAAGCTTTctctgtaataatattaaattaaaaatatatcactaATCAAacgtatttttaaatatatttgtaaatgacATTACActttcaatttataaaaatttcttgcaGTACTACATACCGTTAACAAAACTAGAAAcacattgtaaatatatattaaattacggTTGTAATtttcaagagagaaaaggcagaatttcttgtaaattatggctattatttgcaaattcatttaacaaaacagtaaataacttttttaatattaaattatttactttcgtAATTGTATGTCTTTTATACGATTGGCTCGCTTTTTACATACCGATCTATTactatttgaaagaaaaatattacgtagCAAAATATGTATAAGAGATTACGATAAATAGCAGATGTACAAACCTCATGAATGTCCTACTTTACATATCCTATTTTGTGTTTTCTcgttcgttataatagttcCTTTATGTATAAGATACTAtcttaaatattcttattacacTTCACCATAATATTCCATTATCTTGATTATTACGGTACTCAGTCTAATTTTTCCATCTAGACTTCTTTTGACATATTGATTATGCCGCCAACTTTAAATTACTTCTGCATAGTTTCACCACGCACAAATTACTATACATTCCTTTATCtgataaatttgattaaatttaataaaaaaatattaaaaatatattttttccaatagtaccttaatttatatttttttattcatcaacaaaaatatatttattctaattcACTTTAATTGTAGTCTTGCAAAAATCAtacaaatatagaatatatatataagttcatcggaagtaaaataaagtagaaaaaagatgataCTATATGATAGTAACTTCCTTTATTTGCTATTTTCGTCTTTCTTATTGGTAATTATTggacaattataaaaaaataaataaaaaacagtattattaaaattgatgtattataatacatgttaataatatttcttctttttaaggttaaagtaatataattattcaatttaattgtgtgttaattaattgaaaaaaatatgatcttAAAGATTTGAAATCGggatttgataatttttcatgGAAATACGTGTTATTGCTATGTAATTATTAGTCAATGTTTGTAGATGGCGGGATGGGAGGGTAAGGAAGATGAGGTTTAGTCGTGAGATACGTGTTGATGTTTACAAACTAAAAGTTTCATGGAATTGCATGTAGTATTGGTAGATATTAGATTATAAATCTTGCGATGGCTCAAGCTAAACATAATCTCCCAGAAACATCTAATGGTACcttgaaggaaaaagaaaaagataataatgaagataaagaaggtacataaatttatattacaatgattataaagaattcacaaattaaaatattaagtgATAAATTTGTTGTTCATagtaaattaacaaaaaattataaagtgcGATATTCAACAGGTTCTATTACGATACCAGAATGTGCAGTTTGTCTTCAACCTTGTATACATCCAGCTAGATTACCTTGCAATCATATATACTGCTATTTGTGTGTAAAGGGCGTTgctaatcataataaaagatGTCCTATGTGTCGTCAAGAAATGCCATCTGATTTTGTTGAA
This Vespa crabro chromosome 7, iyVesCrab1.2, whole genome shotgun sequence DNA region includes the following protein-coding sequences:
- the LOC124425407 gene encoding maternal protein tudor-like isoform X4 — translated: MRESFKMATIQKNSEFVIFVTHVEAEHQFLRIWGQIDKNSATYVERMILPLFEKFAIGSGYPELQEGLSINALCCARFQNDGYYRARVCNICPDGKVVLQFIDYGNIEILPQHEVYLLRNIPGSETLQSFPPVAYEFTLANVIPVNNVWDNKTIETIKKILRYNEYKACCLSTVRNHTFIKLYYNNEDFGELLVKRHMAMDTTIQDLFRSRHIQQISPYHMQDRRMINETRIGTQSNSNPAFNTMQGQGTWQNVSTPYVQTQKLVTHTPVQEALVFKSRVLDVGSKYHVYVSFVEDGPQKFSVQVQSTSEILTKLMRDINSHPTEPLQEPPLPGSVCLGRYTVDKVLCRAVVMAVMENKCKLYYVDFGHSEVLPYTDIFQLPPQYINPRVLSIRFTLSGVKELNVTPEMTEYFKKIVSGRSLVLHVRPPEGPPLIQYGDLYDNEKNIKDILRQAFAVPVIVSNMVVYKEPQQLSKGAERTVHVSFVESCKKFFVQLNNSDKSLESIMIYLADYVKTAPILHPNQISVGTPCAALYESQWYRAKILNVDEDKIRILYVDYGNEVTVTAESLRVIHNDLVTKLPAQAIKCILRDYDTLPTGEECYNQFEMLILEKCLYMAVIDVLPGGLLVDLYDPEIRDDIKNLLHRLFPSEKNLSIKSNSHECKHQSSIKVPKKMQSDNANKGNKINQEEPTKNMSIEHTKSKPWKNDLNGEKQDNRYEKSNSFHDTSRNDRSSKDGLKNNKTIKDEPYNKRNYDSNSFYKVGRDFRCRGRSFGNDSKLNRSSGFDKNWSDKDSDTSSRSSGKRIRGSGPNRRSRGRPHTEGVSARLYNSRWNDNDNDKEVHKSGKTNSQYNQKVHHSKDRANYKNNVISNKESSSESRDMSKNLGTTNNNMQNDKKLQLSKLSSKNIEIPSLNVVLGTIKTCITVFISSPTDFYIQLNPDYLELNTLMENIALTYENGGDSLKQSDIKPEKYCIAQYSEDLKWYRAVIKSVEKQQVIVQFIDYGNIEIVHLDKIKTIQEQFLKLPIQTIHCKLFAAKNQIWDLDTIENFSKITDGKVLEIEFLTKENNIYEVMLREIVDGVPEFIYINEIFFDGTDLMKVREIALNQIKQMDIVEQTSEYDYIPPNSKWVMEQFELGSHKDIIITWFINPNNFYCQILDKEVEFRNMMNEIQRMYVSRKPVTYALQIGAAVIAIFSEDKALYRAEIIESKNDEYIVQYIDFGNRALVNKSDIYQVERKLMQLPKQAYHCSLQNIKPFIGSKWSEVNTQAIDDCFNADKYGCLFHNIENDKYIVSLNNCGQDVANILVNKNLASYAIANTIMPTDENSTNELDKPLDIQKIDTNLLNGQILKVKVCNVESASKFHIELSSIMENSNDKRMINKNFKMLTDKQNQPIECCLLNASSFEMNKNWKEMIENKELIMYVEEVNNNRLIVKLYDLMGNNIKSQKDTDEKIYPICPTPILNQTYKIIVLYIDHSGSIWLQRSVDYEKDIHLSQALEKHYANCGKTLKPEVDMLCAVKSVDGYWNRAKVIKFTDKSVYVNFIDYGNTQEVGIESLMELDPQFFVPYQLAINASLTVTLNGTLSEQINILQDQLFNRNLTANFSNVNKKWIVELFDNEEKISDKFRSMNLVKLSAENESKNDQLITGKKYNVCVSHIDSPSQFWIQLTNEAEILRQKYLELQADVSTCPLIDGILEENSLCVAVYSIDNMWYRAEVLDADEDITTVRFIDYGNTDVIDNKSGNIRTLTDNLKSMKRYATKSRLDIIPVDSEDWSEATCDRFSNLVMTADSLEALIIADSIPKRVELFVNNKSISEILVEEHHAVRIYAEQDLIDEIVELELDPHSAFVSHINSPSEFWVQEEKSIADLEVMSDRFMVADMFPKVDEIKENLLCVAKFPEDEQWYRARVISHNNGETKVIYIDYGNSAISTEIRAIPEDLVKIAPLSRRCCLALPEGVTEWSNEACQEFIKLAADGATIFLLDVLKEQETSLVRLTLNEKNITDLLAIFCEQRITNIEERLPPLGEENSPNVVVSHVNTPAEFWIQAEASIAELEVMSDRLQAAPSFLPLTNLENGTICAAKYPDDEQWYRAKILSQNGNGVNVLYIDYGNTAINTELRILPEDIVNIPTLSKRCALQIPHYTLSWSEEACKTFKDLAADGATMFQFEILDNEDPMHVKLSINGKDITEILLPLCKNINTKSEECTVAEQITNSNIELYNKLKSTKENPEKLNELIQKTTNNIISSVNEKSSVELLEQEHIHESITASIEETDSITNVTELTIDDIIKNMIEDTHRDSENEDSVNIEDIENTIQSSTENLITQEISKVDNNFEINYDLIINNGDNEKKDNKDVKGSIHLTVVDTNDINEKLSEQQGTKCSLDISTLEKSDLKVVENTKTNKKATDKEEMRCSPNIFSDETDLKVVENIKTSEKSPDKEETKCTPDMLVSKETDLKVIENTEVIEKSLDKQKITCAPNTSLSNVSVSKNSVRQEKITCSLDVSDTEKSETCMAIENILKKDTEETSV
- the LOC124425407 gene encoding maternal protein tudor-like isoform X2, producing MATIQKNSEFVIFVTHVEAEHQFLRIWGQIDKNSATYVERMILPLFEKFAIGSGYPELQEGLSINALCCARFQNDGYYRARVCNICPDGKVVLQFIDYGNIEILPQHEVYLLRNIPGSETLQSFPPVAYEFTLANVIPVNNVWDNKTIETIKKILRYNEYKACCLSTVRNHTFIKLYYNNEDFGELLVKRHMAMDTTIQDLFRSRHIQQISPYHMQDRRMINETRIGTQSNSNPAFNTMQGQGTWQNVSTPYVQTQKLVTHTPVQEALVFKSRVLDVGSKYHVYVSFVEDGPQKFSVQVQSTSEILTKLMRDINSHPTEPLQEPPLPGSVCLGRYTVDKVLCRAVVMAVMENKCKLYYVDFGHSEVLPYTDIFQLPPQYINPRVLSIRFTLSGVKELNVTPEMTEYFKKIVSGRSLVLHVRPPEGPPLIQYGDLYDNEKNIKDILRQAFAVPVIVSNMVVYKEPQQLSKGAERTVHVSFVESCKKFFVQLNNSDKSLESIMIYLADYVKTAPILHPNQISVGTPCAALYESQWYRAKILNVDEDKIRILYVDYGNEVTVTAESLRVIHNDLVTKLPAQAIKCILRDYDTLPTGEECYNQFEMLILEKCLYMAVIDVLPGGLLVDLYDPEIRDDIKNLLHRLFPSEKNLSIKSNSHECKHQSSIKVPKKMQRYYTKIPLNIKTQVKNKSKNIKEIRDNANKGNKINQEEPTKNMSIEHTKSKPWKNDLNGEKQDNRYEKSNSFHDTSRNDRSSKDGLKNNKTIKDEPYNKRNYDSNSFYKVGRDFRCRGRSFGNDSKLNRSSGFDKNWSDKDSDTSSRSSGKRIRGSGPNRRSRGRPHTEGVSARLYNSRWNDNDNDKEVHKSGKTNSQYNQKVHHSKDRANYKNNVISNKESSSESRDMSKNLGTTNNNMQNDKKLQLSKLSSKNIEIPSLNVVLGTIKTCITVFISSPTDFYIQLNPDYLELNTLMENIALTYENGGDSLKQSDIKPEKYCIAQYSEDLKWYRAVIKSVEKQQVIVQFIDYGNIEIVHLDKIKTIQEQFLKLPIQTIHCKLFAAKNQIWDLDTIENFSKITDGKVLEIEFLTKENNIYEVMLREIVDGVPEFIYINEIFFDGTDLMKVREIALNQIKQMDIVEQTSEYDYIPPNSKWVMEQFELGSHKDIIITWFINPNNFYCQILDKEVEFRNMMNEIQRMYVSRKPVTYALQIGAAVIAIFSEDKALYRAEIIESKNDEYIVQYIDFGNRALVNKSDIYQVERKLMQLPKQAYHCSLQNIKPFIGSKWSEVNTQAIDDCFNADKYGCLFHNIENDKYIVSLNNCGQDVANILVNKNLASYAIANTIMPTDENSTNELDKPLDIQKIDTNLLNGQILKVKVCNVESASKFHIELSSIMENSNDKRMINKNFKMLTDKQNQPIECCLLNASSFEMNKNWKEMIENKELIMYVEEVNNNRLIVKLYDLMGNNIKSQKDTDEKIYPICPTPILNQTYKIIVLYIDHSGSIWLQRSVDYEKDIHLSQALEKHYANCGKTLKPEVDMLCAVKSVDGYWNRAKVIKFTDKSVYVNFIDYGNTQEVGIESLMELDPQFFVPYQLAINASLTVTLNGTLSEQINILQDQLFNRNLTANFSNVNKKWIVELFDNEEKISDKFRSMNLVKLSAENESKNDQLITGKKYNVCVSHIDSPSQFWIQLTNEAEILRQKYLELQADVSTCPLIDGILEENSLCVAVYSIDNMWYRAEVLDADEDITTVRFIDYGNTDVIDNKSGNIRTLTDNLKSMKRYATKSRLDIIPVDSEDWSEATCDRFSNLVMTADSLEALIIADSIPKRVELFVNNKSISEILVEEHHAVRIYAEQDLIDEIVELELDPHSAFVSHINSPSEFWVQEEKSIADLEVMSDRFMVADMFPKVDEIKENLLCVAKFPEDEQWYRARVISHNNGETKVIYIDYGNSAISTEIRAIPEDLVKIAPLSRRCCLALPEGVTEWSNEACQEFIKLAADGATIFLLDVLKEQETSLVRLTLNEKNITDLLAIFCEQRITNIEERLPPLGEENSPNVVVSHVNTPAEFWIQAEASIAELEVMSDRLQAAPSFLPLTNLENGTICAAKYPDDEQWYRAKILSQNGNGVNVLYIDYGNTAINTELRILPEDIVNIPTLSKRCALQIPHYTLSWSEEACKTFKDLAADGATMFQFEILDNEDPMHVKLSINGKDITEILLPLCKNINTKSEECTVAEQITNSNIELYNKLKSTKENPEKLNELIQKTTNNIISSVNEKSSVELLEQEHIHESITASIEETDSITNVTELTIDDIIKNMIEDTHRDSENEDSVNIEDIENTIQSSTENLITQEISKVDNNFEINYDLIINNGDNEKKDNKDVKGSIHLTVVDTNDINEKLSEQQGTKCSLDISTLEKSDLKVVENTKTNKKATDKEEMRCSPNIFSDETDLKVVENIKTSEKSPDKEETKCTPDMLVSKETDLKVIENTEVIEKSLDKQKITCAPNTSLSNVSVSKNSVRQEKITCSLDVSDTEKSETCMAIENILKKDTEETSV